In a genomic window of Labeo rohita strain BAU-BD-2019 chromosome 20, IGBB_LRoh.1.0, whole genome shotgun sequence:
- the LOC127182601 gene encoding NACHT, LRR and PYD domains-containing protein 3-like isoform X16, translated as MDDTQTPRDEDFSPGCSSVDQKRSEAEPNCVFMKSDEPIGHPQHFSSVYQKKSKPEPICVSMKSNDSMPYPVHFKSDDTRFNLKSVLPHRSAETKPFCKKYDQSMNQPQNSMYPGVSHEILSIFRSNLMKKFERLYEGTVTQGNPTLLNEIYTELYITESESGEISNEHEVRQIETQSRRAATEDTAIKCNDIFRPLPGQDKAIRTVLIKGVAGIGKTVSVQKFILDWAEGKENQDIQLIFPLPFREINLMKDKTLSLSDLLHDFFPETKEMEITSDQYKVLFIFDGLDECRLSLDFKSKVKLCNISESASVDVLLTNLIVGSLLPSALIWITSRPAAADLVPSECVHRMTEVRGFSEPQKEEYFRKRISDQSLANRIISHLKSSRSLYIMCHIPVFCWISATVLKKMFSQAESGEIPKTLTQMYTHFLILQTNIKCEKDYEKKVTDEDMILKLGKLAFQQLVKGNLIFYEEDLRECGIDVTEASVYSGLCTQIFREEFGLYQGKVFCFVHLSIQEHLAALYVHLSWTNHNTNVFGQSLWFKIKDWFQLMFKNVSLSELHQRAVDEALQSKNGHLDLFLRFLLGLSAESHQILLQQTMTLKRSRSDSNQKTVEYIKKKIRTIDSSEKYINLFHCLNELGDHSVVKEIQQYLKSGRIKEAKFSSSQWSAVVFVLLTSEEELNEFRLDTFVNGMNKHENMKVLQKLLPVIKESRSVQLSKCGVTDEGCAALASALRSNPSHLTQLDLSENKLGDSGKLLSDVLQNPHCKLEKLWLYNCGVTDEGCAALALALRSNPSHLTQLDLSENKLGDSVKLLSDVLEDPQCKLEKLWLRCCGVTDEGCAALASALRSNPSHLTELNLSVNKLGDSVKLLSDVLEDHHCKLEKLWSSVRLFIMDRHCIGLVLDC; from the exons ATGgatgacacacaaacaccccGAGATGAAGATTTTTCTCCAGGATGCAG TTCAGTTgatcagaagagatcagaagcAGAGCCCAACTGTGTGTTTATGAAGAGTGATGAGCCTATAGGTCATCCACAACATTTCAG TTCAGTTTATCAGAAGAAATCAAAACCAGAGCCCatctgtgtgtctatgaagagtaacGATTCTATGCCTTATCCAGTTCATTTTAAGAGTGATGACACAAGGTTTAACCTCAA GTCAGTCCTGCCACACAGATCAGCTGAAACAAAACCCTTCTGTAAGAAATATGACCAGTCTATGAATCAACCACAAAACAGCATGTATCCTGGTGTAAG CCATGAAATTCTCAGCATATTTAgatcaaatctgatgaagaagttTGAGCGTCTGTATGAGGGAACAGTGACGCAGGGAAACCCAACACTCctgaatgagatctacacagagctctacatcacagagagtgagagtggagagatcagtaatgagcatgaggtgagacagattgagacacaATCCAGGAGAGCAGCAACAGAGGACACAGCCATCAAATGTAATGACATCTTTAGACCTTTACCTGGACAAGACAAAGccatcagaactgtgctgaTAAAAGGGGTtgctggcattggaaaaacagtctctgtgcagaagttcatcctggactgggctgaagggaaagagaatcaggacatccagctcatatttccacttcctttcagagAAATCAACTTGATGAAGGACAAAACACTCAGCCTTTCAGATCTTCTTCATGACTTTTTCCCTGAAACTAAAGAAATGGAAATAACCAGTGATCAGTATAAAGTgctgttcatctttgatggtctggatgagtgtCGTCTGTCTCTGGATTTTAAGAGTAAAGTGAAACTGTGTAATATATCTGAATCAGCCTCAGTGGATGTGCTGCTGACGAACCTCATTGTGGGGAGTCTGCTTCCCTCTGccctcatctggatcacctccagaccagcagcagctgatctcGTCCCCTCTGAGTGTGTCCATCGAATGACAGAGGTACGAGGCTTCAGTGAGccacagaaggaggaatacttcaggaagagaatcagtgatcagAGTCTGGCCAACAGGATCATCTCACACCTGAAATCATCAAGGAGCctctacatcatgtgccacatcccagttttctgctggatctcagccactgtTTTAAAGAAGATGTTTAGTCAAGCAGAGAGTGGAgagattcccaagactctcactcaaatgtacacacacttcctgatccTACAGACTAACATCAAATGTGAGAAGGACTATGAGAAGAAGGTGACAGATGAAGACATGATTCTCAAACTGGGCAAACTGGCATTCCAGCAGCTTGTGAAAGGCAACCTGATCTTCTATGAGGAAGACCTGAGagagtgtggcattgatgtgacagaagcatcagtgtactcaggattgtgcactcagatcttcagagaggagtttggcttgtatcaggggaaagtcttctgctttgttcatctgagcaTTCAGGAACATCTAGCAGCTCTATATGTGCACCTCTCCTGGACAAACCACAACACAAATGTGTTTGGCCAGAGTTTGTGGTTTAAAATTAAGGACTGGTTTcaactcatgtttaaaaatgtttcattatcTGAGCTGCATCAGAGAGCTGTGGATGAGGCTCTACAGAGTAAAAATGGACATCTGGATCTTTTCCTGCGGTTCCTTCTGGGTTTGTCAGCGGAGTCACATCAGATTCTCCTACAACAAACAATGACGCTGAAAAGAAGCAGATCTGACAGCAATCAGAAAACTGTTGAGTACATCAAGAAGAAAATCAGAACCATTGACTCTTCAGAGAAGTACATCAATCTGTttcactgtctgaatgaactgggtgATCATTCAGTAGTGAAGGAAATACAACAGTATCTGAAATCTGGAAGAATAAAGGAAGCCAAATTTTCTTCATCTCAGTGGTCAGctgtagtttttgtgttgttgacatCTGAAGAGGAACTGAATGAGTTTCGTCTTGATACATTTGTCAATggaatgaacaaacatgaaaatatgaaaGTTCTTCAGAAGTTGCTGCCTGTGATTAAAGAATCCAGATCAGTTCA GTTGAGTAAGtgtggtgtcacagatgaaggttgtgccgctctggcttcagctctgagatcaaacccctcacacctgacaCAACTGGATCTATCCgagaataaactaggagattcAGGGAAGCTGCTTTCTGATGTACTACAGAatccacactgtaaactggagaaactgTG gttgtataattgtggtgtcacagatgaaggttgtgctgctctggctttagctctgagatcaaacccctcacacctgacaCAACTGGATCTGTCTGAGAATAAACTGGGAGATTCAGTGAAGCTGCTTTCTGATGTACTGGAGGATCCTCAATGCAAACTGGAGAAACTGTG gttgagatgttgtggtgtcacagatgaaggttgtgctgctctggcttcagctctgagatcaaacccctcacacctgacaGAACTGAATCTGTCTGtgaataaactaggagattcAGTGAAGCTGCTTTCTGATGTACTGGAGGATcatcactgtaaactggagaaactgTG
- the LOC127182601 gene encoding NACHT, LRR and PYD domains-containing protein 3-like isoform X14, giving the protein MDDTQTPRDEDFSPGCSSVDQKRSEAEPNCVFMKSDEPIGHPQHFSSVYQKKSKPEPICVSMKSNDSMPYPVHFKSDDTRFNLKSVLPHRSAETKPFCKKYDQSMNQPQNSMYPGVSHEILSIFRSNLMKKFERLYEGTVTQGNPTLLNEIYTELYITESESGEISNEHEVRQIETQSRRAATEDTAIKCNDIFRPLPGQDKAIRTVLIKGVAGIGKTVSVQKFILDWAEGKENQDIQLIFPLPFREINLMKDKTLSLSDLLHDFFPETKEMEITSDQYKVLFIFDGLDECRLSLDFKSKVKLCNISESASVDVLLTNLIVGSLLPSALIWITSRPAAADLVPSECVHRMTEVRGFSEPQKEEYFRKRISDQSLANRIISHLKSSRSLYIMCHIPVFCWISATVLKKMFSQAESGEIPKTLTQMYTHFLILQTNIKCEKDYEKKVTDEDMILKLGKLAFQQLVKGNLIFYEEDLRECGIDVTEASVYSGLCTQIFREEFGLYQGKVFCFVHLSIQEHLAALYVHLSWTNHNTNVFGQSLWFKIKDWFQLMFKNVSLSELHQRAVDEALQSKNGHLDLFLRFLLGLSAESHQILLQQTMTLKRSRSDSNQKTVEYIKKKIRTIDSSEKYINLFHCLNELGDHSVVKEIQQYLKSGRIKEAKFSSSQWSAVVFVLLTSEEELNEFRLDTFVNGMNKHENMKVLQKLLPVIKESRSVQLSKCGVTDEGCAALASALRSNPSHLTQLDLSENKLGDSGKLLSDVLQNPHCKLEKLWLYNCGVTDEGCAALALALRSNPSHLTQLDLSENKLGDSVKLLSDVLEDPQCKLEKLWLRCCGVTDEGCAALASALRSNPSHLTELNLSVNKLGDSVKLLSDVLEDHHCKLEKLWLRDCGVTDEGCAALASALRSNPSHLTELNLSGNDLGKSKVKLLSDLKDDPRCKLERLYY; this is encoded by the exons ATGgatgacacacaaacaccccGAGATGAAGATTTTTCTCCAGGATGCAG TTCAGTTgatcagaagagatcagaagcAGAGCCCAACTGTGTGTTTATGAAGAGTGATGAGCCTATAGGTCATCCACAACATTTCAG TTCAGTTTATCAGAAGAAATCAAAACCAGAGCCCatctgtgtgtctatgaagagtaacGATTCTATGCCTTATCCAGTTCATTTTAAGAGTGATGACACAAGGTTTAACCTCAA GTCAGTCCTGCCACACAGATCAGCTGAAACAAAACCCTTCTGTAAGAAATATGACCAGTCTATGAATCAACCACAAAACAGCATGTATCCTGGTGTAAG CCATGAAATTCTCAGCATATTTAgatcaaatctgatgaagaagttTGAGCGTCTGTATGAGGGAACAGTGACGCAGGGAAACCCAACACTCctgaatgagatctacacagagctctacatcacagagagtgagagtggagagatcagtaatgagcatgaggtgagacagattgagacacaATCCAGGAGAGCAGCAACAGAGGACACAGCCATCAAATGTAATGACATCTTTAGACCTTTACCTGGACAAGACAAAGccatcagaactgtgctgaTAAAAGGGGTtgctggcattggaaaaacagtctctgtgcagaagttcatcctggactgggctgaagggaaagagaatcaggacatccagctcatatttccacttcctttcagagAAATCAACTTGATGAAGGACAAAACACTCAGCCTTTCAGATCTTCTTCATGACTTTTTCCCTGAAACTAAAGAAATGGAAATAACCAGTGATCAGTATAAAGTgctgttcatctttgatggtctggatgagtgtCGTCTGTCTCTGGATTTTAAGAGTAAAGTGAAACTGTGTAATATATCTGAATCAGCCTCAGTGGATGTGCTGCTGACGAACCTCATTGTGGGGAGTCTGCTTCCCTCTGccctcatctggatcacctccagaccagcagcagctgatctcGTCCCCTCTGAGTGTGTCCATCGAATGACAGAGGTACGAGGCTTCAGTGAGccacagaaggaggaatacttcaggaagagaatcagtgatcagAGTCTGGCCAACAGGATCATCTCACACCTGAAATCATCAAGGAGCctctacatcatgtgccacatcccagttttctgctggatctcagccactgtTTTAAAGAAGATGTTTAGTCAAGCAGAGAGTGGAgagattcccaagactctcactcaaatgtacacacacttcctgatccTACAGACTAACATCAAATGTGAGAAGGACTATGAGAAGAAGGTGACAGATGAAGACATGATTCTCAAACTGGGCAAACTGGCATTCCAGCAGCTTGTGAAAGGCAACCTGATCTTCTATGAGGAAGACCTGAGagagtgtggcattgatgtgacagaagcatcagtgtactcaggattgtgcactcagatcttcagagaggagtttggcttgtatcaggggaaagtcttctgctttgttcatctgagcaTTCAGGAACATCTAGCAGCTCTATATGTGCACCTCTCCTGGACAAACCACAACACAAATGTGTTTGGCCAGAGTTTGTGGTTTAAAATTAAGGACTGGTTTcaactcatgtttaaaaatgtttcattatcTGAGCTGCATCAGAGAGCTGTGGATGAGGCTCTACAGAGTAAAAATGGACATCTGGATCTTTTCCTGCGGTTCCTTCTGGGTTTGTCAGCGGAGTCACATCAGATTCTCCTACAACAAACAATGACGCTGAAAAGAAGCAGATCTGACAGCAATCAGAAAACTGTTGAGTACATCAAGAAGAAAATCAGAACCATTGACTCTTCAGAGAAGTACATCAATCTGTttcactgtctgaatgaactgggtgATCATTCAGTAGTGAAGGAAATACAACAGTATCTGAAATCTGGAAGAATAAAGGAAGCCAAATTTTCTTCATCTCAGTGGTCAGctgtagtttttgtgttgttgacatCTGAAGAGGAACTGAATGAGTTTCGTCTTGATACATTTGTCAATggaatgaacaaacatgaaaatatgaaaGTTCTTCAGAAGTTGCTGCCTGTGATTAAAGAATCCAGATCAGTTCA GTTGAGTAAGtgtggtgtcacagatgaaggttgtgccgctctggcttcagctctgagatcaaacccctcacacctgacaCAACTGGATCTATCCgagaataaactaggagattcAGGGAAGCTGCTTTCTGATGTACTACAGAatccacactgtaaactggagaaactgTG gttgtataattgtggtgtcacagatgaaggttgtgctgctctggctttagctctgagatcaaacccctcacacctgacaCAACTGGATCTGTCTGAGAATAAACTGGGAGATTCAGTGAAGCTGCTTTCTGATGTACTGGAGGATCCTCAATGCAAACTGGAGAAACTGTG gttgagatgttgtggtgtcacagatgaaggttgtgctgctctggcttcagctctgagatcaaacccctcacacctgacaGAACTGAATCTGTCTGtgaataaactaggagattcAGTGAAGCTGCTTTCTGATGTACTGGAGGATcatcactgtaaactggagaaactgTG
- the LOC127182601 gene encoding NACHT, LRR and PYD domains-containing protein 3-like isoform X15, whose translation MDDTQTPRDEDFSPGCSSVDQKRSEAEPNCVFMKSDEPIGHPQHFSSVYQKKSKPEPICVSMKSNDSMPYPVHFKSDDTRFNLKSVLPHRSAETKPFCKKYDQSMNQPQNSMYPGVSHEILSIFRSNLMKKFERLYEGTVTQGNPTLLNEIYTELYITESESGEISNEHEVRQIETQSRRAATEDTAIKCNDIFRPLPGQDKAIRTVLIKGVAGIGKTVSVQKFILDWAEGKENQDIQLIFPLPFREINLMKDKTLSLSDLLHDFFPETKEMEITSDQYKVLFIFDGLDECRLSLDFKSKVKLCNISESASVDVLLTNLIVGSLLPSALIWITSRPAAADLVPSECVHRMTEVRGFSEPQKEEYFRKRISDQSLANRIISHLKSSRSLYIMCHIPVFCWISATVLKKMFSQAESGEIPKTLTQMYTHFLILQTNIKCEKDYEKKVTDEDMILKLGKLAFQQLVKGNLIFYEEDLRECGIDVTEASVYSGLCTQIFREEFGLYQGKVFCFVHLSIQEHLAALYVHLSWTNHNTNVFGQSLWFKIKDWFQLMFKNVSLSELHQRAVDEALQSKNGHLDLFLRFLLGLSAESHQILLQQTMTLKRSRSDSNQKTVEYIKKKIRTIDSSEKYINLFHCLNELGDHSVVKEIQQYLKSGRIKEAKFSSSQWSAVVFVLLTSEEELNEFRLDTFVNGMNKHENMKVLQKLLPVIKESRSVQLSKCGVTDEGCAALASALRSNPSHLTQLDLSENKLGDSGKLLSDVLQNPHCKLEKLWLYNCGVTDEGCAALALALRSNPSHLTQLDLSENKLGDSVKLLSDVLEDPQCKLEKLWLRCCGVTDEGCAALASALRSNPSHLTELNLSVNKLGDSVKLLSDVLEDHHCKLEKLWLRCCGITDEGCAALASALRSNPSHLTELNLSGNDLGKSKVKLLSDLKDDPRCKLERLYY comes from the exons ATGgatgacacacaaacaccccGAGATGAAGATTTTTCTCCAGGATGCAG TTCAGTTgatcagaagagatcagaagcAGAGCCCAACTGTGTGTTTATGAAGAGTGATGAGCCTATAGGTCATCCACAACATTTCAG TTCAGTTTATCAGAAGAAATCAAAACCAGAGCCCatctgtgtgtctatgaagagtaacGATTCTATGCCTTATCCAGTTCATTTTAAGAGTGATGACACAAGGTTTAACCTCAA GTCAGTCCTGCCACACAGATCAGCTGAAACAAAACCCTTCTGTAAGAAATATGACCAGTCTATGAATCAACCACAAAACAGCATGTATCCTGGTGTAAG CCATGAAATTCTCAGCATATTTAgatcaaatctgatgaagaagttTGAGCGTCTGTATGAGGGAACAGTGACGCAGGGAAACCCAACACTCctgaatgagatctacacagagctctacatcacagagagtgagagtggagagatcagtaatgagcatgaggtgagacagattgagacacaATCCAGGAGAGCAGCAACAGAGGACACAGCCATCAAATGTAATGACATCTTTAGACCTTTACCTGGACAAGACAAAGccatcagaactgtgctgaTAAAAGGGGTtgctggcattggaaaaacagtctctgtgcagaagttcatcctggactgggctgaagggaaagagaatcaggacatccagctcatatttccacttcctttcagagAAATCAACTTGATGAAGGACAAAACACTCAGCCTTTCAGATCTTCTTCATGACTTTTTCCCTGAAACTAAAGAAATGGAAATAACCAGTGATCAGTATAAAGTgctgttcatctttgatggtctggatgagtgtCGTCTGTCTCTGGATTTTAAGAGTAAAGTGAAACTGTGTAATATATCTGAATCAGCCTCAGTGGATGTGCTGCTGACGAACCTCATTGTGGGGAGTCTGCTTCCCTCTGccctcatctggatcacctccagaccagcagcagctgatctcGTCCCCTCTGAGTGTGTCCATCGAATGACAGAGGTACGAGGCTTCAGTGAGccacagaaggaggaatacttcaggaagagaatcagtgatcagAGTCTGGCCAACAGGATCATCTCACACCTGAAATCATCAAGGAGCctctacatcatgtgccacatcccagttttctgctggatctcagccactgtTTTAAAGAAGATGTTTAGTCAAGCAGAGAGTGGAgagattcccaagactctcactcaaatgtacacacacttcctgatccTACAGACTAACATCAAATGTGAGAAGGACTATGAGAAGAAGGTGACAGATGAAGACATGATTCTCAAACTGGGCAAACTGGCATTCCAGCAGCTTGTGAAAGGCAACCTGATCTTCTATGAGGAAGACCTGAGagagtgtggcattgatgtgacagaagcatcagtgtactcaggattgtgcactcagatcttcagagaggagtttggcttgtatcaggggaaagtcttctgctttgttcatctgagcaTTCAGGAACATCTAGCAGCTCTATATGTGCACCTCTCCTGGACAAACCACAACACAAATGTGTTTGGCCAGAGTTTGTGGTTTAAAATTAAGGACTGGTTTcaactcatgtttaaaaatgtttcattatcTGAGCTGCATCAGAGAGCTGTGGATGAGGCTCTACAGAGTAAAAATGGACATCTGGATCTTTTCCTGCGGTTCCTTCTGGGTTTGTCAGCGGAGTCACATCAGATTCTCCTACAACAAACAATGACGCTGAAAAGAAGCAGATCTGACAGCAATCAGAAAACTGTTGAGTACATCAAGAAGAAAATCAGAACCATTGACTCTTCAGAGAAGTACATCAATCTGTttcactgtctgaatgaactgggtgATCATTCAGTAGTGAAGGAAATACAACAGTATCTGAAATCTGGAAGAATAAAGGAAGCCAAATTTTCTTCATCTCAGTGGTCAGctgtagtttttgtgttgttgacatCTGAAGAGGAACTGAATGAGTTTCGTCTTGATACATTTGTCAATggaatgaacaaacatgaaaatatgaaaGTTCTTCAGAAGTTGCTGCCTGTGATTAAAGAATCCAGATCAGTTCA GTTGAGTAAGtgtggtgtcacagatgaaggttgtgccgctctggcttcagctctgagatcaaacccctcacacctgacaCAACTGGATCTATCCgagaataaactaggagattcAGGGAAGCTGCTTTCTGATGTACTACAGAatccacactgtaaactggagaaactgTG gttgtataattgtggtgtcacagatgaaggttgtgctgctctggctttagctctgagatcaaacccctcacacctgacaCAACTGGATCTGTCTGAGAATAAACTGGGAGATTCAGTGAAGCTGCTTTCTGATGTACTGGAGGATCCTCAATGCAAACTGGAGAAACTGTG gttgagatgttgtggtgtcacagatgaaggttgtgctgctctggcttcagctctgagatcaaacccctcacacctgacaGAACTGAATCTGTCTGtgaataaactaggagattcAGTGAAGCTGCTTTCTGATGTACTGGAGGATcatcactgtaaactggagaaactgTG
- the LOC127182601 gene encoding NACHT, LRR and PYD domains-containing protein 3-like isoform X12: MDDTQTPRDEDFSPGCSSVDQKRSEAEPNCVFMKSDEPIGHPQHFSSVYQKKSKPEPICVSMKSNDSMPYPVHFKSDDTRFNLKSVLPHRSAETKPFCKKYDQSMNQPQNSMYPGVSHEILSIFRSNLMKKFERLYEGTVTQGNPTLLNEIYTELYITESESGEISNEHEVRQIETQSRRAATEDTAIKCNDIFRPLPGQDKAIRTVLIKGVAGIGKTVSVQKFILDWAEGKENQDIQLIFPLPFREINLMKDKTLSLSDLLHDFFPETKEMEITSDQYKVLFIFDGLDECRLSLDFKSKVKLCNISESASVDVLLTNLIVGSLLPSALIWITSRPAAADLVPSECVHRMTEVRGFSEPQKEEYFRKRISDQSLANRIISHLKSSRSLYIMCHIPVFCWISATVLKKMFSQAESGEIPKTLTQMYTHFLILQTNIKCEKDYEKKVTDEDMILKLGKLAFQQLVKGNLIFYEEDLRECGIDVTEASVYSGLCTQIFREEFGLYQGKVFCFVHLSIQEHLAALYVHLSWTNHNTNVFGQSLWFKIKDWFQLMFKNVSLSELHQRAVDEALQSKNGHLDLFLRFLLGLSAESHQILLQQTMTLKRSRSDSNQKTVEYIKKKIRTIDSSEKYINLFHCLNELGDHSVVKEIQQYLKSGRIKEAKFSSSQWSAVVFVLLTSEEELNEFRLDTFVNGMNKHENMKVLQKLLPVIKESRSVQLSKCGVTDEGCAALASALRSNPSHLTQLDLSENKLGDSGKLLSDVLQNPHCKLEKLWLYNCGVTDEGCAALALALRSNPSHLTQLDLSENKLGDSVKLLSDVLEDPQCKLEKLWLRCCGVTDEGCAALASALRSNPSHLTELNLSVNKLGDSVKLLSDVLEDHHCKLEKLWLRCCGITDEGCAALASALRSNPSHLTELDLSGNKLGDSVKLLSAVLQNPQCKLEKLGDTV, encoded by the exons ATGgatgacacacaaacaccccGAGATGAAGATTTTTCTCCAGGATGCAG TTCAGTTgatcagaagagatcagaagcAGAGCCCAACTGTGTGTTTATGAAGAGTGATGAGCCTATAGGTCATCCACAACATTTCAG TTCAGTTTATCAGAAGAAATCAAAACCAGAGCCCatctgtgtgtctatgaagagtaacGATTCTATGCCTTATCCAGTTCATTTTAAGAGTGATGACACAAGGTTTAACCTCAA GTCAGTCCTGCCACACAGATCAGCTGAAACAAAACCCTTCTGTAAGAAATATGACCAGTCTATGAATCAACCACAAAACAGCATGTATCCTGGTGTAAG CCATGAAATTCTCAGCATATTTAgatcaaatctgatgaagaagttTGAGCGTCTGTATGAGGGAACAGTGACGCAGGGAAACCCAACACTCctgaatgagatctacacagagctctacatcacagagagtgagagtggagagatcagtaatgagcatgaggtgagacagattgagacacaATCCAGGAGAGCAGCAACAGAGGACACAGCCATCAAATGTAATGACATCTTTAGACCTTTACCTGGACAAGACAAAGccatcagaactgtgctgaTAAAAGGGGTtgctggcattggaaaaacagtctctgtgcagaagttcatcctggactgggctgaagggaaagagaatcaggacatccagctcatatttccacttcctttcagagAAATCAACTTGATGAAGGACAAAACACTCAGCCTTTCAGATCTTCTTCATGACTTTTTCCCTGAAACTAAAGAAATGGAAATAACCAGTGATCAGTATAAAGTgctgttcatctttgatggtctggatgagtgtCGTCTGTCTCTGGATTTTAAGAGTAAAGTGAAACTGTGTAATATATCTGAATCAGCCTCAGTGGATGTGCTGCTGACGAACCTCATTGTGGGGAGTCTGCTTCCCTCTGccctcatctggatcacctccagaccagcagcagctgatctcGTCCCCTCTGAGTGTGTCCATCGAATGACAGAGGTACGAGGCTTCAGTGAGccacagaaggaggaatacttcaggaagagaatcagtgatcagAGTCTGGCCAACAGGATCATCTCACACCTGAAATCATCAAGGAGCctctacatcatgtgccacatcccagttttctgctggatctcagccactgtTTTAAAGAAGATGTTTAGTCAAGCAGAGAGTGGAgagattcccaagactctcactcaaatgtacacacacttcctgatccTACAGACTAACATCAAATGTGAGAAGGACTATGAGAAGAAGGTGACAGATGAAGACATGATTCTCAAACTGGGCAAACTGGCATTCCAGCAGCTTGTGAAAGGCAACCTGATCTTCTATGAGGAAGACCTGAGagagtgtggcattgatgtgacagaagcatcagtgtactcaggattgtgcactcagatcttcagagaggagtttggcttgtatcaggggaaagtcttctgctttgttcatctgagcaTTCAGGAACATCTAGCAGCTCTATATGTGCACCTCTCCTGGACAAACCACAACACAAATGTGTTTGGCCAGAGTTTGTGGTTTAAAATTAAGGACTGGTTTcaactcatgtttaaaaatgtttcattatcTGAGCTGCATCAGAGAGCTGTGGATGAGGCTCTACAGAGTAAAAATGGACATCTGGATCTTTTCCTGCGGTTCCTTCTGGGTTTGTCAGCGGAGTCACATCAGATTCTCCTACAACAAACAATGACGCTGAAAAGAAGCAGATCTGACAGCAATCAGAAAACTGTTGAGTACATCAAGAAGAAAATCAGAACCATTGACTCTTCAGAGAAGTACATCAATCTGTttcactgtctgaatgaactgggtgATCATTCAGTAGTGAAGGAAATACAACAGTATCTGAAATCTGGAAGAATAAAGGAAGCCAAATTTTCTTCATCTCAGTGGTCAGctgtagtttttgtgttgttgacatCTGAAGAGGAACTGAATGAGTTTCGTCTTGATACATTTGTCAATggaatgaacaaacatgaaaatatgaaaGTTCTTCAGAAGTTGCTGCCTGTGATTAAAGAATCCAGATCAGTTCA GTTGAGTAAGtgtggtgtcacagatgaaggttgtgccgctctggcttcagctctgagatcaaacccctcacacctgacaCAACTGGATCTATCCgagaataaactaggagattcAGGGAAGCTGCTTTCTGATGTACTACAGAatccacactgtaaactggagaaactgTG gttgtataattgtggtgtcacagatgaaggttgtgctgctctggctttagctctgagatcaaacccctcacacctgacaCAACTGGATCTGTCTGAGAATAAACTGGGAGATTCAGTGAAGCTGCTTTCTGATGTACTGGAGGATCCTCAATGCAAACTGGAGAAACTGTG gttgagatgttgtggtgtcacagatgaaggttgtgctgctctggcttcagctctgagatcaaacccctcacacctgacaGAACTGAATCTGTCTGtgaataaactaggagattcAGTGAAGCTGCTTTCTGATGTACTGGAGGATcatcactgtaaactggagaaactgTG